One Taeniopygia guttata chromosome 16, bTaeGut7.mat, whole genome shotgun sequence DNA window includes the following coding sequences:
- the TBRG1 gene encoding transforming growth factor beta regulator 1 isoform X2, with amino-acid sequence MPRPLRPRPAERLRARLRRLRRAARALVLENAALCDELARLEAKWTLARGQRRFLLGRLLGHRAAAGEAAAETAGEAAGEAVKRPRRARTAAGRGRGGRGGSRDDQWSAGAKDDQWSAGVKDDQWSAGAKSDQWSAKSDQWSAGPKDDQWSAKSDQWSAGPKNDQWSAKSDQWSSGGSARPKDDQWSAKGDQWSAGPKDDQWSVKVKDEPWSAKDDQWSAGPKDDQWSAGGGDGVKNDQWSAGPKDDQWSVKVKDEPWSAGPKDDQWSAKDDQWSVKVKEEQWSAGSKDDQWSAGPKDDQWSAGPKDEQWSVKVKDEPWSAGPKDDQWSAKDDQWSVKVKEEQWSAGSKGDQWSAGPKDDQWSVKVKDEPWSVEVKDEQWSAGPKDDQWSAGPKDDQWSAELRDDQWSAGGRPGQSDDQWSAGGRPGRSDDQWSAGGRPGRSDDQWSAGSGDDRWSSGRAVSTPMAGDDHRPDGGGADRSAAVRPEEEEEEDDHDDHDDHDDHEEDEDDEDEDEGSAPAFGYSGLFLASPAGSDD; translated from the exons ATGCCCAGGCCCCTGCGGCCGCGTCCGGCGGAGCGGCTGCGGGCGCGGCTGCGGCGGCTGCGGCGCGCGGCGCGGGCGCTGGTGCTGGAGAACGCGGCGCTCTGCGACGAGCTGGCGCGCCTCGAGGCCAAGTGGACGTTGGCCCGCGGCCAGCGGCGATTCCTGCTCGGACGGCTGCTCGGACACCGCGCGGCGGCCGGAGAAGCGGCCGCAGAAACGGCCGGAGAGGCGGCCGGAGAGGCGGTCAAGCGGCCGCGGAGAGCTCGGACGGccgcggggagggggaggggcgggagggGTGGCTCAAGGGATGACCAGTGGTCAGCAGGGGCAAAGGATGACCAGTGGTCAGCGGGGGTGAAGGATGACCAGTGGTCAGCGGGGGCAAAAAGTGACCAGTGGTCAGCTAAAAGTGACCAGTGGTCAGCGGGGCCCAAAGATGACCAGTGGTCAGCGAAAAGTGACCAGTGGTCAGCAGGGCCCAAAAATGACCAGTGGTCAGCAAAAAGTGACCAGTGGTCATCTGGAGGAAGTGCCCGGCCAAAGGATGACCAGTGGTCAGCAAAAGGTGACCAGTGGTCAGCAGGGCCGAAGGATGACCAGTGGTCAGTgaag GTGAAGGACGAGCCGTGGTCAGCCAAGGATGACCAGTGGTCAGCGGGGCCCAAGGATGACCAGTGgtcagctggaggaggagatggggtGAAGAATGACCAGTGGTCAGCGGGGCCGAAGGATGACCAGTGGTCAGTGAAGGTCAAGGACGAGCCGTGGTCAGCGGGGCCGAAGGATGACCAGTGGTCAGCGAAAGATGACCAGTGGTCAGTGAAGGTGAAGGAGGAGCAGTGGTCAGCGGGGTCAAAAGATGACCAGTGGTCAGCGGGGCCCAAGGATGACCAGTGGTCAGCGGGGCCGAAGGATGAGCAGTGGTCAGTGAAGGTGAAGGACGAGCCGTGGTCAGCGGGGCCGAAGGATGACCAGTGGTCAGCAAAAGATGACCAGTGGTCAGTGAAGGTGAAGGAGGAGCAGTGGTCAGCGGGGTCAAAAGGTGACCAGTGGTCAGCGGGGCCCAAGGATGACCAGTGGTCAGTGAAGGTGAAGGACGAGCCGTGGTCAGTTGAGGTGAAGGACGAGCAGTGGTCAGCGGGGCCGAAGGATGACCAGTGGTCAGCGGGGCCGAAG GATGACCAGTGGTCAGCGGAGCTGCGAGATGACCAGTGGTCAGCGGGAGGAAGGCCCGGCCAGAGCGATGACCAGTGGTCAGCTGGAGGAAGGCCCGGCCGGAGCGATGACCAGTGGTCAGCTGGAGGACGGCCCGGCCGGAGCGATGACCAGTGGTCAGCGGGCTCCGGAGATGACCGGTGGTCAAGCGGCCGAGCGGTGTCCACGCCGATGGCCGGAGATGACCACAGGCCGGACGGAGGCGGCGCTGACCGCTCGGCCGCCGTCCggccggaggaggaggaggaggaggatgaccACGATGACCACGATGACCACGATGACCACGAGGAGGACGAGGATGACGAGGATGAGGACGAAGGCTCCGCTCCGGCCTTTGGCTACTCCGGCCTCTTCCTGGCCAGTCCGGCCGGCTCGGACGACTGA
- the TACO1 gene encoding translational activator of cytochrome c oxidase 1 isoform X2 has protein sequence MAALSRLGPALSRLGPVLSRAVPVLSRRPGSIPGWPRSPGGAPVAPGTVPVRAMAGHNRWSKVRHVKAPRDAERSRERQRLTRMLRAAAAEGGAEASLNPALAALLERCRSQNVPKATIEGALRSARERPAGGSRLLLTARGPGGALLLLDVRTDNVRRTRDELRTLLGRHGAALSADVRHAFEAVGVVRVSGRTLPMEAALEAAVVAGAQDVVAEGQDEVKFLCAPPSLATVRQSLVAAGLRPLSAAVEFRPRSALTPPAGARAAAERLLGALAGRPDIAGLYHNLQQGSEVTPGGHSAPDTTPSGHSAPASAPATAPGGHSAPEVTPGGHSAPATPPGGHSALEVTPGGHSAPAAAPDTPPSGHSAPATAPSGHSAPATTPGGQ, from the exons atggcggcgctgTCCCGGCTGGGCCCGGCTCTGTCCCGCCTGGGCCCGGTTCTGTCCCGCGctgtcccggttctgtcccggcGCCCCGGTTCCATCCCGGGGTGGCCGCGGAGCCCCGGCGGTGCCCCGGTAGCCCCAGGAACGGTCCCGGTGCGGGCCATGGCCGGACACAACCGCTGGTCCAAAGTGCGGCACGTGAAGGCCCCGCGGGACGCGGAGCGGAGCCGCGAACGGCAGCGCCTGACGCGGATGCTGCGCGCGGCCGCCGCAG AGGGCGGGGCGGAGGCGTCGCTGAACCCGGCGCTGGCGGCGCTGCTGGAGCGCTGCCGCAGCCAGAacgtccccaaggccaccatcGAGGGCGCCCTGCGGTCAGCCAGg GAGCGTCCGGCCGGGGGGTCGCGGCTGCTGCTGACCGCTCGGGGCCCGGGGggggcgctgctgctgctggacgTCCGCACGGACAACGTCCGGCGCACTCGGGACGAGCTCCGGACACTGCTCGGACGGCACGG GGCCGCGCTGAGCGCCGATGTCCGGCACGCCTTCGAGGCCGTGGGCGTGGTCCGAGTGTCCGGCCGGACGTTGCCCATGGAGGCGGCGCTGGAGGCGGCCGTAGTGGCCGGAGCCCAGGACGTGGTGGCCGAAGGTCAGGACGAGGTCAAG TTCCTGTGTGCCCCCCCCTCTCTGGCCACTGTCCGGCAGTCCCTGGTGGCCGCGGGGCTCCGGCCGCTCTCGGCCGCCGTCGAGTTCCGGCCGCGGTCAGCGCTGACCCCTCCGGCCGGGGCTCGGGCCGCGGCCGAGCggctgctgggggctctggcCGGCCGGCCGGACATCGCCGGCCTCTACCACAACCTGCAgcaggggtcagaggtcacGCCCGGCGGTCACTCGGCTCCGGACAC CACCCCCAGTGGTCA CTCGGCTCCGGCCTCAGCTCCGGCCACAGCTCCCGGTGGTCACTCGGCTCCAGAGGTCACCCCCGGCGGTCACTCGGCTCCGGCCACACCGCCCGGTGGTCACTCGGCTCTGGAGGTCACACCCGGTGGTCACTCAGCTCCGGCCGCGGCTCCAGACACACCGCCCAGTGGTCACTCGGCTCCGGCCACCGCCCCCAGTGGTCACTCGGCTCCGGCCACCACCCCCGGTGGTCAATAA
- the TACO1 gene encoding translational activator of cytochrome c oxidase 1 isoform X1, producing MAALSRLGPALSRLGPVLSRAVPVLSRRPGSIPGWPRSPGGAPVAPGTVPVRAMAGHNRWSKVRHVKAPRDAERSRERQRLTRMLRAAAAEGGAEASLNPALAALLERCRSQNVPKATIEGALRSARERPAGGSRLLLTARGPGGALLLLDVRTDNVRRTRDELRTLLGRHGAALSADVRHAFEAVGVVRVSGRTLPMEAALEAAVVAGAQDVVAEGQDEVKFLCAPPSLATVRQSLVAAGLRPLSAAVEFRPRSALTPPAGARAAAERLLGALAGRPDIAGLYHNLQQGSEVTPGGHSAPDTTHSGHSAPATAPATSSSGHSAPELTPGGHSAPASAPATAPGGHSAPEVTPGGHSAPATPPGGHSALEVTPGGHSAPAAAPDTPPSGHSAPATAPSGHSAPATTPGGQ from the exons atggcggcgctgTCCCGGCTGGGCCCGGCTCTGTCCCGCCTGGGCCCGGTTCTGTCCCGCGctgtcccggttctgtcccggcGCCCCGGTTCCATCCCGGGGTGGCCGCGGAGCCCCGGCGGTGCCCCGGTAGCCCCAGGAACGGTCCCGGTGCGGGCCATGGCCGGACACAACCGCTGGTCCAAAGTGCGGCACGTGAAGGCCCCGCGGGACGCGGAGCGGAGCCGCGAACGGCAGCGCCTGACGCGGATGCTGCGCGCGGCCGCCGCAG AGGGCGGGGCGGAGGCGTCGCTGAACCCGGCGCTGGCGGCGCTGCTGGAGCGCTGCCGCAGCCAGAacgtccccaaggccaccatcGAGGGCGCCCTGCGGTCAGCCAGg GAGCGTCCGGCCGGGGGGTCGCGGCTGCTGCTGACCGCTCGGGGCCCGGGGggggcgctgctgctgctggacgTCCGCACGGACAACGTCCGGCGCACTCGGGACGAGCTCCGGACACTGCTCGGACGGCACGG GGCCGCGCTGAGCGCCGATGTCCGGCACGCCTTCGAGGCCGTGGGCGTGGTCCGAGTGTCCGGCCGGACGTTGCCCATGGAGGCGGCGCTGGAGGCGGCCGTAGTGGCCGGAGCCCAGGACGTGGTGGCCGAAGGTCAGGACGAGGTCAAG TTCCTGTGTGCCCCCCCCTCTCTGGCCACTGTCCGGCAGTCCCTGGTGGCCGCGGGGCTCCGGCCGCTCTCGGCCGCCGTCGAGTTCCGGCCGCGGTCAGCGCTGACCCCTCCGGCCGGGGCTCGGGCCGCGGCCGAGCggctgctgggggctctggcCGGCCGGCCGGACATCGCCGGCCTCTACCACAACCTGCAgcaggggtcagaggtcacGCCCGGCGGTCACTCGGCTCCGGACAC CACCCACAGTGGTCACTCGGCTCCGGCCACGGCTCCGGCCACATCATCCAGTGGTCACTCGGCTCCGGAGCTCACACCCGGTGGTCACTCGGCTCCGGCCTCAGCTCCGGCCACAGCTCCCGGTGGTCACTCGGCTCCAGAGGTCACCCCCGGCGGTCACTCGGCTCCGGCCACACCGCCCGGTGGTCACTCGGCTCTGGAGGTCACACCCGGTGGTCACTCAGCTCCGGCCGCGGCTCCAGACACACCGCCCAGTGGTCACTCGGCTCCGGCCACCGCCCCCAGTGGTCACTCGGCTCCGGCCACCACCCCCGGTGGTCAATAA
- the TBRG1 gene encoding transforming growth factor beta regulator 1 isoform X1, protein MPRPLRPRPAERLRARLRRLRRAARALVLENAALCDELARLEAKWTLARGQRRFLLGRLLGHRAAAGEAAAETAGEAAGEAVKRPRRARTAAGRGRGGRGGSRDDQWSAGAKDDQWSAGVKDDQWSAGAKSDQWSAKSDQWSAGPKDDQWSAKSDQWSAGPKNDQWSAKSDQWSSGGSARPKDDQWSAKGDQWSAGPKDDQWSVKVKDEPWSAKDDQWSAGPKDDQWSAGGGDGVKNDQWSAGPKDDQWSVKVKDEPWSAGPKDDQWSAKDDQWSVKVKEEQWSAGSKDDQWSAGPKDDQWSAGPKDEQWSVKVKDEPWSAGPKDDQWSAKDDQWSVKVKEEQWSAGSKGDQWSAGPKDDQWSVKVKDEPWSVEVKDEQWSAGPKDDQWSAGPKDDQWSAKDDQWSAKDDDQWSVKVKEEQWSAGPKDDQWSVRVKEEPWSAGPKDDQWSAKDDQWSAELRDDQWSAGGRPGQSDDQWSAGGRPGRSDDQWSAGGRPGRSDDQWSAGSGDDRWSSGRAVSTPMAGDDHRPDGGGADRSAAVRPEEEEEEDDHDDHDDHDDHEEDEDDEDEDEGSAPAFGYSGLFLASPAGSDD, encoded by the exons ATGCCCAGGCCCCTGCGGCCGCGTCCGGCGGAGCGGCTGCGGGCGCGGCTGCGGCGGCTGCGGCGCGCGGCGCGGGCGCTGGTGCTGGAGAACGCGGCGCTCTGCGACGAGCTGGCGCGCCTCGAGGCCAAGTGGACGTTGGCCCGCGGCCAGCGGCGATTCCTGCTCGGACGGCTGCTCGGACACCGCGCGGCGGCCGGAGAAGCGGCCGCAGAAACGGCCGGAGAGGCGGCCGGAGAGGCGGTCAAGCGGCCGCGGAGAGCTCGGACGGccgcggggagggggaggggcgggagggGTGGCTCAAGGGATGACCAGTGGTCAGCAGGGGCAAAGGATGACCAGTGGTCAGCGGGGGTGAAGGATGACCAGTGGTCAGCGGGGGCAAAAAGTGACCAGTGGTCAGCTAAAAGTGACCAGTGGTCAGCGGGGCCCAAAGATGACCAGTGGTCAGCGAAAAGTGACCAGTGGTCAGCAGGGCCCAAAAATGACCAGTGGTCAGCAAAAAGTGACCAGTGGTCATCTGGAGGAAGTGCCCGGCCAAAGGATGACCAGTGGTCAGCAAAAGGTGACCAGTGGTCAGCAGGGCCGAAGGATGACCAGTGGTCAGTgaag GTGAAGGACGAGCCGTGGTCAGCCAAGGATGACCAGTGGTCAGCGGGGCCCAAGGATGACCAGTGgtcagctggaggaggagatggggtGAAGAATGACCAGTGGTCAGCGGGGCCGAAGGATGACCAGTGGTCAGTGAAGGTCAAGGACGAGCCGTGGTCAGCGGGGCCGAAGGATGACCAGTGGTCAGCGAAAGATGACCAGTGGTCAGTGAAGGTGAAGGAGGAGCAGTGGTCAGCGGGGTCAAAAGATGACCAGTGGTCAGCGGGGCCCAAGGATGACCAGTGGTCAGCGGGGCCGAAGGATGAGCAGTGGTCAGTGAAGGTGAAGGACGAGCCGTGGTCAGCGGGGCCGAAGGATGACCAGTGGTCAGCAAAAGATGACCAGTGGTCAGTGAAGGTGAAGGAGGAGCAGTGGTCAGCGGGGTCAAAAGGTGACCAGTGGTCAGCGGGGCCCAAGGATGACCAGTGGTCAGTGAAGGTGAAGGACGAGCCGTGGTCAGTTGAGGTGAAGGACGAGCAGTGGTCAGCGGGGCCGAAGGATGACCAGTGGTCAGCGGGGCCGAAGGATGACCAGTGGTCAGCCAAAGATGACCAATGGTCAGCGAAAGATGATGACCAGTGGTCAGTGAAGGTGAAGGAGGAGCAGTGGTCAGCGGGGCCCAAGGATGACCAGTGGTCAGTGAGGGTGAAGGAGGAGCCGTGGTCAGCGGGGCCCAAGGATGACCAGTGGTCAGCGAAAGATGACCAGTGGTCAGCGGAGCTGCGAGATGACCAGTGGTCAGCGGGAGGAAGGCCCGGCCAGAGCGATGACCAGTGGTCAGCTGGAGGAAGGCCCGGCCGGAGCGATGACCAGTGGTCAGCTGGAGGACGGCCCGGCCGGAGCGATGACCAGTGGTCAGCGGGCTCCGGAGATGACCGGTGGTCAAGCGGCCGAGCGGTGTCCACGCCGATGGCCGGAGATGACCACAGGCCGGACGGAGGCGGCGCTGACCGCTCGGCCGCCGTCCggccggaggaggaggaggaggaggatgaccACGATGACCACGATGACCACGATGACCACGAGGAGGACGAGGATGACGAGGATGAGGACGAAGGCTCCGCTCCGGCCTTTGGCTACTCCGGCCTCTTCCTGGCCAGTCCGGCCGGCTCGGACGACTGA